The DNA region TCCCAGGCTTTTTTGTAGCTTCGGCGGCTGGTGAGAGCATCGTAAACATCGGCTACCGCTACTATACGGCTTTCAGGGGCGATAGCATGACCCTCCTTGCCGAGGGGATAGCCTTTGCCGTCAACACGCTCGTGATGTTCCAACGCAATAGTTTTTGAAAGCTGCATAATATCGCCCTCAACACGGCTGAGAAGTGCCGCACCATAGGTGGTATGGGTCTTTATCGTTGCGAATTCCTCATCATTGAGTCTGCCGGGCTTGTCCAGTATCTCGGAGGGCACTATCAGCTTGCCGATATCGTGCATGGTCGATGCCAGACCGATAAGCTGGACTTTGTCAGCTTCAAGCCCCATCTCGGCGGCTATGATCTTTGAATACTCAGCCACGCGCCTGATATGCTGACCTGTCTGACCCGATTTGTTCTCGGTTATTTCAGCGAATGATACAATTATTTCTTCCTGTATACGGTTAGTCTCGTTGGCTTTCTTTTGAAGATACGCGCCGTATTCAAAAAGCACGGCAAAAAGCCTGAGTATCATGAACATGAGTATTGTCACAACGGGATTGCCCGAGATGATGAACAAAAGAGTCAGATAGGAATACTTTTTCATCATTCTGCCCGCTTCCTGCGTAAAGGGCTGACCTTTACCGACCACAGCATTGACAAGTTTTCGATAAAAGCTGAGTATCATCACCACAAGCGCGGAATAAAGGGAGTATATAAAATAGCCGATGCCTGCAACGTAGTATTCATCAAGGCTGTCGGAAGCTATCGTCAGGTTGAAAGCATTGAGGTCGAATTCCCTTATATATAAGCTTTTGGCGAATTCCTCGGGAAGTTTATCATATATCAGAGCACCTGCAGCACAAAGAAAGCTTAGTACAGCCGATATCAGGAAGCCGATTATAAGGACGTTCATTATCCTTGAAAAACGTTCGCCTATTGTTTCGATATGTTCAAGCATACCCGTCAATTCATTCTCTTCCACCCGGACACCTCCCCTTTTGAAAAAATTCCGACAAGCATTCTGCTGAATTAATTGTCATAATATATACTTTATTTTAACACACTATTAAGCAAATGTCAACTGCTCGTATTGACTAATTATCACCGCAAAAAGCACCTCTGCGCTGACAGAAGTGCTTTCTATGGTATATTTATACATCGGAAAAATTATCCAAGTTTTCGCCTTTGAATTTACCGCCCCTCATATTGCCGTGGCCGCCAATACCGCCGAAGCCGCCTTTGCTGTTTGAGGTAATGACATTCTCAAGAGTTATCTCTTCGCTTTCGCCGCCTGCGGATACTATATAAGTCTCACCCTGTTTAAGGTCAGATGATGAGAATATCACGCCCTGCCATGTCTTGGGGTTGGTAAAAGTCAGGATAGCATTTCCGTCCTTATCTGTGACGGTGAATTCGGTATCAGCTGAGAAGCTTTGTGTGAAATCGTGAAGGACCGCGCACTGTGTGGTGCCGTTTTCTTCAAACATTTCTTCCATGCCTATCGCACCCGATGCTATTATCGTACCGCCTGTGATGCTTGCGGCACCATTGTGGTCTATGGAGCCGTTTCCGCTGTTTTCAGGCCCGCTCACGAAGATGGTACCGCCCTCGATGATAAGGTCGCCGTTGGAATCAAGACCGTCGCCAGCTGAATTTACATTCAGTGTGCCGCCGCTTATTTTAAGGTATACACCCTCCTGAGCAGCGAAGCTATCCCTGCCCATGCGGTCCGATGAACCCGTATCACTGCCGCCTGCACAGTTGATGCCGTCGTCCTGAGCGGTAACATTTATATCGCCGCCCGTGATAGTCACGGTCATGCCCTCGATGCCCTCGTAGCTCTTGGAGATATCGATTGTGCCGCCGCTGATGACCAGGTCGCCGCCGACGTGGATCCCGTCATCCCCAGAACTCGCCGAGATGTTTCCACTGCTGATGCTTGCCGAGCCGTCACAGTGCAGGCTGTCATCTGCGGAATCTATCGAAAAAGTGCCGTCTTCGATGATGATAGCACCGCCGCTCTTCAGCGCTTTAGCCGAAGTTGTTTCAGTATCTGCGGAAGTATCAACATTTTCGGAAGAAATGTCTTTATTGGTATCGGCTGATCTTTCTTCCATTTTACCAAAAGTTTCACCATCGGGCTTTTCGGGAGGTGTGCCCATGTCGCCGAAATCGGGACGTTCGCCGTTCTTTTCAAATTCCGATGGGTCAAAATCTCCGAAATCCGGATGTTCGCCCATATCGGGCGGTGTTCCGAAGTCACCTCTGCCGCCGAAGCCCTGTATCCGATCACCGTTCGGCATACCGTCTGACTTCATAGAAGCGTTTGCACTTCCGCCGCCTGTGGTGATATCGAACTCCCCGCCGCGTATCTGAAGTTCCTTTGCAGCCGAAATTCCGTCACCGCCTGCGTTTATAGTGAATGTACCGCCTGTAATACTTATTATGCCCTTGCCTTCCTCTTCTTCATTGGTTGACTTGACAGCATCAGTACCCGATGTCAGGTCAAAAGTTCCTTCGCTGATCTTTACACTGTCCTTGCCCGAAAGTGCTGATGATACCGCGTTCACGGTGACATTTCCGCCTGTGATGACAAGGTCGTCTTTCGATACTATGCCGTGCTTGTAATTACCCGTTACGTTTAGATTGCCTTCGCCGTTTATGGTAAGGTCACACTTTGCAAATACTGCCGCATCGGTGTTATCACCCTCTGCAAGAGAGTATTCGGTACCGTCGTTCAGTTTGTTCTCGGTGCCGCTTTCAAGCAGGAGGTAAACTTTATCTGCGGCTTTTGCAGTTATAACGGCGTTGTCGGTGCAGGTCAGGTCAAGCCCGTTGAGAACAAGTTTGACTTTGTCTTCTTTATCCGCTTCAATGACTATCCTGCCGTTTACACAGCTGCCACTCAGACGATATGTGCCCGCATCGGTGATAGTAAGGACAGTGCCTTCTGCGGATATTCCGCTGCCGCTGACTTCTATGCCGCTGCCGGAAAATACTGCGTCAACAGTGTCATTTTCTTCGTAGCCCACTTCGATATCGTCAGCCGATATGTTTGCATCCGCTGACGTTACAACTGCCGTGCTCGTAGTTTTCGAGGACTTATCCTTTCCTGTATCCGCACAGCCGCTCGTTGCAAGCATCATCAGTGCCGCTGCTATCGCAGCTGCTCTTTTCATCGCACTATATCTCATCGCAGATTACCTCCCTATTAATTTATTAAAACTTCTAACATTAATTTTCTGCTTTTTTTACCCGCCCGAAAAATAAGCCTTCAGGCGAGTAAAAAATACAGAATTTACAGTATTATAAGAGCCTGTCGCTGTCAGACATCCTTCTTGAGCAAAGTATCTCAAGATTGCCGTTGCGAACACGAAGCTCATCAATAAAGACTTTCTCGCTTACGCCCTTTAACAGTGTGATATTGTATTTAAGCTTGAAAAGACTGCCCATATTGGTGGTCTTTACCTGTTCAAGAGTAGCCTTTGAAGTGAACTGTCTGAAAATATCATCAAATACATGGCTGTAATCAAGGCTTTCGGGGATAGTGATCGTCAGCACCTTTTCGGTCTCGTCATCATCACCGAAAGGTACATAGAGGTATCCTATATTGAGGGCACCTACGATCAGTGTGAATACAACCGCAAGTACCAGATGGCCGGTACCTGTTGCGATACCTACTGCCATTGCAAGGAATATAGCCAGTATATCCTTAGCACTGCCCTGTATCGAACGGAACCTTACCAGGCTGAACGCACCTGCAACTGCTACGCCTGTACCCAGATTGCCGTTTACCAGCATTATAACTACCTGTACTATCATGGGCAGAAGTGCCAGTGTTGTCAGGAAGCTCTTGGTCTTATGCTGTTTGAAGCAGAAGGCAGCAGCTATCATTGCGCCAACGATGAGTGACACTATGGTGCACCCCGCAAATTTTCCTGTTGATATTCCGATAGATGACGTAAGGTCCGCCGCATTCAAGTATAATTCATTAAGCACAATCGTTCACCTTTCCTTTTACGTTTTCGCGGTTAAGCTTGAGATATTTTTCCTGATCGAGAGCCTCACAGAAGACTTTCTTGTAAGCTTCACCGTACTTTGAGAAGCTGCCGGGATATATCTTCATATCATCCAGCAGATGGCTGAGCCACAGTGGCATAGCTCCCGGGATCTTTATCTCCATGATCCTTGTATGGGGATCAAGCAGTTTTTCGCCCCACACACCCTTTTCCAGCCTTACTTCCTCCTCGCGGTAGGTTATATTGCCGTCAAAGGTGATACGGAGATCAGGATTATCGACCCCTGCAAAAGCTATTCTGTCATAACTCAGATACATCGCAGGTCCGATATCATGATAGTAATTCAGGAAATACTCTATCTCCTTCTCTATCTGGGGATTTTTGCCCGGGCATACGCCAAAGTTCACAAATTCATAGGAATCTATCAGTGACATATCCACACGTCTTTTATAGACTACGCCTTTGTACTTCTTCTTGAGCTCAACAAAGACCTTGGAATCCTTTGTGGGAACGCCGTAGCTCCTGATACGCAGCTTCTCCTTGTAAACGGGCTTCTCCATCGAAGTCCTTATAAGCTGATGGTCGGGAGTATCGTAATATATGTTGCATATCGTCGTCAGTCCGTAGTTATCGGCAGCCGCTCTGCCTGTCATAGCACGCACAAGTTCTTCCTGCTGTTCGTCGGTAACTATGTACTTCTTCTCAACTCTCTTGAAAATTTCCTGTATAGCGCCCATATATCATCACTTTCCTTTCCGTTTCTTTTCTTTACAGTAATCCAGATTTTCTTCTATGATTAAGAGTATAGACCCTCAACCTTAAATCTAGCTTAACCAATTTGATTCTTCCATAAATTTTTTTACAGACACCTGAGCCTTACAGTAAATACTATCTTGCCGTTTTCGGCTTTGCATGATATCTTTCCTTTATGAGATTCCGTAACAGCTTTGGCTACAGACAATCCTATGCCGTAGCCCGACTTAGTTTCACCGTCCTCGCGCTTACGGGACTTATCCGCCCTGTAAAAGCGATCAAACAGGCGTTCTGGCTGTTCGGGAGGTTCAGCACAGTCGTTCTTCACCCGAATGATGGCGTGTCTGCCGCTTGCCGTTTTTTCAACGGAAGCTTCTATACTGCCGCCCGCATCGCAATACTTTACGGCATTTTCGATAAGTATGGATACAAGCTGCCTTATGGAGGATACGTTGCCGTTCATACGGATACGCTCCTGTGTCCTGATCTCAAGGGATAGTCCCTTGTTTTCCGCAAGAGTCCTGAAAGGACCCGCGATCTCGTCAAATGCGTCGGACAAATCGAACTCTTCACATTCCAACTTAACGTTCTCCTCGTCCATACGCGACAATCTCAGCAGATCGGCTATGAGCCCATTTAGCCTTTCTATCTGATTTCTGATGCTTTGTGTCCACTCGCTCGGTTCACCTATCATCTCTATGACTTCGGTATTAGCCTGTATTATTGCCAGCGGGGTCTTGATCTCATGACCTGCATCAGTTATGAACATTTTCTGTTTTTCATAGTTTTCTATGAATGGTCTGACCGCGAACCGTGAGCACACGATAATAAGCAGGCAGACCAGCAGCCAGCCGCCGAGAGATATCGCTGCTGATATCAGCAGAAAAAGGCGCTGGGTGCGTATGTCTTCGCGGCAATCAAGAAAAACGTAAAGCGTTTCGCCCAAGTTTTCCCTTACCTCATATCGGTAATTGCCAAGGAATCCGGAGTTCTTCCCTGTTTGGCTGACTTCCTCGGCATAGTTCAGCGCATCGGCTGAAGTAACAGCTGCTATATGCCCCGTATTTATCTCAACGGGAACAAGCTCTCTGTTATAGCGAACGCAGAAATATCTGGTCTGATAACGGGTCTCTTCATTCAGCTTGAAGCCAAGATCAGGGAACCTTTTCCGTTCACCGTTCATCACGGGAGGGGAAAATGATCCACCGCCGGGAGCACTGCTGTGCATTTGTTCATGGCGCATACCGAATTCGGGGAAATCGCCGTCATTCTCGCAGAGTATTTCTATAAGCTGCATCTGGCGCTTGTGTGTCTCGCCGATATTTATGATATTTATCAGTCCCACAACTACCAGTTCCACCGCAAGAACGCTTGCGGCTGCTATCAGCACAAATTTGCGCCGCAGCCTTTTTATCATTCTTTTACCTCCAGGGTATATCCGACACCTCTGCTGGCTTTGATCTCGACATCGGCTCCTACAGATGCAAGCTTTTTCCTGATATAGGATATATAGACCCATACCACGCTTATCTCAGCCTCAGCATCAAAGCCCCATATCCTCTCCATAAGTTTTTCGGTGGAGATAAGTATATTTCGGTTGAGCATCAGCATTTCCAGCACCTGGAATTCTTTATTGCCGAGTCTTGTCTCGCCGTTTTCGGTGGAGATCACGAATCTTTCCCTGTCAAGTGTAACATTGCCTACTTTAAGCAAATTAGGTGAGAATTCAGTCTTTCGCCTTGTCATGGCTCTTATTCTCGCCAGGAGCTCACCCATAGCGAACGGCTTAGTGAGATAGTCATCCGCACCTGAATCCAATCCCGTTATCCTGTCTTCTACCTGAGATTTTGCAGTAAGAAGCAGCACAGGGGTCTGTATACCCTTTTCACGGATACGTCTGAGAACTGTGACACCATCCAAGCCGGGCATCATGATGTCAAGTATCACGCCGTCATATTCGGCGCCAATGATATAATCATAAGCGTCATTTCCGTTATATACCGCATCGACAGAATAGTTATTGTGTTTAAGGACTGCAACGAGAGCGTTGGACAGTTCCTTTTCATCTTCGGCCAGTAGCAATCTCATGGATATCAGCTCCTTTGCATAGTTTTTTATTATTTTAATCTTACCATGCAATGCTTAATTTTAATTTAAATTTTTAAATCATTATACCACATCTCACCCCATTTTGCAAGCTGTTTTGTAAATCTTTTGTACTTATTCAGCCGTTTGTACAAAAGAATGCCGCGTTTGACACTTTTTATGATAACATCAAAAATTGCTAAAATCAAGACCGATATTGCGAAAATACGCCATTTTTCTGACAGTTTTTGCTTAACAGGATGAAATAATAACAAAATTTCGTAATATACTATTGACGAATCCTAATTAATATGGTACAATATAGCTAATAATATAACTATATTATATGCTGTGTTCCTCAGCGGATCAGCATTCTCATATTCGGAGGAACCAATGGGAAAACTCAAAAGAGCTGCTGCAATGACGGCAGCCGCAGCTATACTCAGCATATGCACAATGGGTGCGGGTGCTGAGGGCGGATCGGTGGATATAGTCGTTGATCTTTCAAAAGAGAGCAAAACGATATCGCCGTACATCTTCGGTGTGAACGAAGAACTTATGGGCACATCGGTTATGCCTACCGCGATACGTGCGGGAGGCAACAGATCTTCTGCCTACAACTGGGAGACCAATGCTTCAAATGCAGGTTCGGACAAGGAGCATTTTTCGGATAATTATTTTCCGCAGATAATGGATAAGGAACTTGCAGATGTTCCCGGCGCCATGTCGATAAATCTCAGCAGAAAATGCAAGGAGAAGAACAGCGCCTATCCAATGACAACTCTACAGCTTGCAGGCTATGTTTCGGCTGATATGAACGGAGCGGTTTCCGAAGGTGAGAAAGCACCGTCGGACAGGTGGAACAAGGTGGAGATCACCAAGGGAAAAGAATTTGCTGACAGCCCCGATCTTACGGACGGGACTGTATATATGGATGAATATGTAAACTATCTGGTAAAGACTCTGGGTTCCGCCAAAAACGGCGGTATACGAGGGTATTCGATGGATAACGAACCTTCCCTGTGGCATATGACCCATGCGCGTATGCATCCCGAACAATGCACCTGTGCGGAGATAGTTGAGAAGAACACGGCTATGGCCAAGGCTGTCAAGGAGATAGACCCTGATGCAGAGGTCTTCGGACCTGCGCTTTTCGGATACAGCGCTTTCGATACTTTCTCTTCTGCAAAGGACTGGAAGAATATCAAGGCTGAAAGAAACGATTACCGCTGGTTCGTAGACTACTACCTTGACCAAATGAAGAAGGCCGAGGACGAAACAGGCACACGCCTGCTGGATGCGCTGGATGTTCATTACTATACCGAAGCTAAAGGTCCCTGCGGCGAACGTTCATGCAAGCATTATAATGACGAAGGCTGCGTTCAGGCCAGATTCGATTCGGTGAGAAGCCTGTGGGACGACACCTACAAAGAGGATAGCTGGATAACCGATACGGGCGGGACTTTCCTGCCGCTGCTGCCTAATCTGAAGCAGTCGATCGACCAATACTATCCAGGAACGAAGATAGCCATAACCGAATATGATTTCGGCGGAAGCTACGATATCTGCGGAGCGATAGCCGAAACAGACGCACTGGGCGCATTTATGGAGAACGATGTTTATCTCGCAACGCTTTTCGCTATGGAAGCTGATTATCAGTGTGCGGCGATAAACCTGTTTACTGATTTTGATGATAACGGCGGTCACTTCGGTGATACGCTGAGACATACCGAATCAAGCGATTTTGAAAGATCGTCGGCTTACGCTTCCACCTTCGGAGATAACAGCGATGTTGTCACACTGGTGGTAACAAACAAGTCCTTCAAGGACAAAACTACGGCGAATATCAAGATCAAGGGCGGAGAATACAGCTATGTGCATCTGTACGGACTGAATAATATCGCACCCCAGGTATTCAACATGAAAGATAACACCGAGAATAAGTCAGTTCAGGTGATGGATAACACCATAACATATGAGATGGAACCCGAGACCGTATCTTTGCTTCTGATAGCAAAGGATAAGGACTGCATTCCCGATTTTTCTGCGGGGATATCCGATAAAACGGAAAACTCCGATGCAGAAAAGAAAGGAAAAAAAGCTTCTAAAAATAACAAAGGCGTGATAGCCGCTGTTA from Ruminococcus albus AD2013 includes:
- a CDS encoding HD-GYP domain-containing protein, giving the protein MEENELTGMLEHIETIGERFSRIMNVLIIGFLISAVLSFLCAAGALIYDKLPEEFAKSLYIREFDLNAFNLTIASDSLDEYYVAGIGYFIYSLYSALVVMILSFYRKLVNAVVGKGQPFTQEAGRMMKKYSYLTLLFIISGNPVVTILMFMILRLFAVLFEYGAYLQKKANETNRIQEEIIVSFAEITENKSGQTGQHIRRVAEYSKIIAAEMGLEADKVQLIGLASTMHDIGKLIVPSEILDKPGRLNDEEFATIKTHTTYGAALLSRVEGDIMQLSKTIALEHHERVDGKGYPLGKEGHAIAPESRIVAVADVYDALTSRRSYKKAWDPKDAYNEIVKNSGTQFDEDVIDAFKSAYDKIEEARKRYADKDTVEDGQL
- a CDS encoding carbohydrate-binding domain-containing protein; this translates as MRYSAMKRAAAIAAALMMLATSGCADTGKDKSSKTTSTAVVTSADANISADDIEVGYEENDTVDAVFSGSGIEVSGSGISAEGTVLTITDAGTYRLSGSCVNGRIVIEADKEDKVKLVLNGLDLTCTDNAVITAKAADKVYLLLESGTENKLNDGTEYSLAEGDNTDAAVFAKCDLTINGEGNLNVTGNYKHGIVSKDDLVITGGNVTVNAVSSALSGKDSVKISEGTFDLTSGTDAVKSTNEEEEGKGIISITGGTFTINAGGDGISAAKELQIRGGEFDITTGGGSANASMKSDGMPNGDRIQGFGGRGDFGTPPDMGEHPDFGDFDPSEFEKNGERPDFGDMGTPPEKPDGETFGKMEERSADTNKDISSENVDTSADTETTSAKALKSGGAIIIEDGTFSIDSADDSLHCDGSASISSGNISASSGDDGIHVGGDLVISGGTIDISKSYEGIEGMTVTITGGDINVTAQDDGINCAGGSDTGSSDRMGRDSFAAQEGVYLKISGGTLNVNSAGDGLDSNGDLIIEGGTIFVSGPENSGNGSIDHNGAASITGGTIIASGAIGMEEMFEENGTTQCAVLHDFTQSFSADTEFTVTDKDGNAILTFTNPKTWQGVIFSSSDLKQGETYIVSAGGESEEITLENVITSNSKGGFGGIGGHGNMRGGKFKGENLDNFSDV
- a CDS encoding DUF4956 domain-containing protein → MLNELYLNAADLTSSIGISTGKFAGCTIVSLIVGAMIAAAFCFKQHKTKSFLTTLALLPMIVQVVIMLVNGNLGTGVAVAGAFSLVRFRSIQGSAKDILAIFLAMAVGIATGTGHLVLAVVFTLIVGALNIGYLYVPFGDDDETEKVLTITIPESLDYSHVFDDIFRQFTSKATLEQVKTTNMGSLFKLKYNITLLKGVSEKVFIDELRVRNGNLEILCSRRMSDSDRLL
- a CDS encoding polyphosphate polymerase domain-containing protein produces the protein MGAIQEIFKRVEKKYIVTDEQQEELVRAMTGRAAADNYGLTTICNIYYDTPDHQLIRTSMEKPVYKEKLRIRSYGVPTKDSKVFVELKKKYKGVVYKRRVDMSLIDSYEFVNFGVCPGKNPQIEKEIEYFLNYYHDIGPAMYLSYDRIAFAGVDNPDLRITFDGNITYREEEVRLEKGVWGEKLLDPHTRIMEIKIPGAMPLWLSHLLDDMKIYPGSFSKYGEAYKKVFCEALDQEKYLKLNRENVKGKVNDCA
- a CDS encoding sensor histidine kinase produces the protein MIKRLRRKFVLIAAASVLAVELVVVGLINIINIGETHKRQMQLIEILCENDGDFPEFGMRHEQMHSSAPGGGSFSPPVMNGERKRFPDLGFKLNEETRYQTRYFCVRYNRELVPVEINTGHIAAVTSADALNYAEEVSQTGKNSGFLGNYRYEVRENLGETLYVFLDCREDIRTQRLFLLISAAISLGGWLLVCLLIIVCSRFAVRPFIENYEKQKMFITDAGHEIKTPLAIIQANTEVIEMIGEPSEWTQSIRNQIERLNGLIADLLRLSRMDEENVKLECEEFDLSDAFDEIAGPFRTLAENKGLSLEIRTQERIRMNGNVSSIRQLVSILIENAVKYCDAGGSIEASVEKTASGRHAIIRVKNDCAEPPEQPERLFDRFYRADKSRKREDGETKSGYGIGLSVAKAVTESHKGKISCKAENGKIVFTVRLRCL
- a CDS encoding response regulator transcription factor; its protein translation is MRLLLAEDEKELSNALVAVLKHNNYSVDAVYNGNDAYDYIIGAEYDGVILDIMMPGLDGVTVLRRIREKGIQTPVLLLTAKSQVEDRITGLDSGADDYLTKPFAMGELLARIRAMTRRKTEFSPNLLKVGNVTLDRERFVISTENGETRLGNKEFQVLEMLMLNRNILISTEKLMERIWGFDAEAEISVVWVYISYIRKKLASVGADVEIKASRGVGYTLEVKE
- a CDS encoding glycoside hydrolase family 44 protein — its product is MGKLKRAAAMTAAAAILSICTMGAGAEGGSVDIVVDLSKESKTISPYIFGVNEELMGTSVMPTAIRAGGNRSSAYNWETNASNAGSDKEHFSDNYFPQIMDKELADVPGAMSINLSRKCKEKNSAYPMTTLQLAGYVSADMNGAVSEGEKAPSDRWNKVEITKGKEFADSPDLTDGTVYMDEYVNYLVKTLGSAKNGGIRGYSMDNEPSLWHMTHARMHPEQCTCAEIVEKNTAMAKAVKEIDPDAEVFGPALFGYSAFDTFSSAKDWKNIKAERNDYRWFVDYYLDQMKKAEDETGTRLLDALDVHYYTEAKGPCGERSCKHYNDEGCVQARFDSVRSLWDDTYKEDSWITDTGGTFLPLLPNLKQSIDQYYPGTKIAITEYDFGGSYDICGAIAETDALGAFMENDVYLATLFAMEADYQCAAINLFTDFDDNGGHFGDTLRHTESSDFERSSAYASTFGDNSDVVTLVVTNKSFKDKTTANIKIKGGEYSYVHLYGLNNIAPQVFNMKDNTENKSVQVMDNTITYEMEPETVSLLLIAKDKDCIPDFSAGISDKTENSDAEKKGKKASKNNKGVIAAVIGAAALCGAGFGVFRAKKKNKT